In Streptomyces thermolilacinus SPC6, a single genomic region encodes these proteins:
- a CDS encoding MFS transporter, with product MPPYEEETNTRTPEAPGPPGSGSGAVGDAAPGGAKASRHGRTLLLVAVSLGFVIALLSSSIKNTLTAFYVSMTEDFDVSRGTFAIAPSAFMLTYAIASPVMGFVADRFGARKSLAGGLVLGGLLFLVGGYTESFGVFTLVYGVGLAVSYTAISYVPLGVLVDELFPPHRRGVTYAILMNGTAVGFVALLPLWIHLDEGTVWRSVFQWLGVILLVVTVVALVVLPKEPGAGAGAAQDGGAAPERKSSAGMLSEVLGSRVFWAVSLAFFGCGVTMAFVDVHLVAHLDHIGLGGSVAGTTVALLGAAEIVGALVAGYYCDRGHGLKVLAGSYLVRSLSLVVLMAAPNALAANIFGLLFGITYLGTVVASSMYLINSLDARAKGLALGLMWFVHQIGAFVASEGGGISYDTLQSYDPVVVGSAVIALVSTVIVAVWLPKALRAAGTEGKTGGGADSGTAPETAAGR from the coding sequence ATGCCGCCCTACGAGGAAGAGACGAACACGCGCACCCCCGAAGCGCCCGGACCGCCGGGCTCGGGTTCCGGCGCCGTCGGCGACGCGGCGCCCGGGGGCGCGAAGGCGTCCCGGCACGGGCGGACCCTGCTGCTCGTGGCCGTCTCGCTGGGCTTCGTCATCGCGCTGCTGTCCTCGTCGATCAAGAACACGCTCACCGCGTTCTACGTCTCCATGACGGAGGACTTCGACGTGTCGCGCGGCACGTTCGCCATCGCGCCGTCCGCGTTCATGCTGACGTACGCCATCGCGTCGCCCGTGATGGGGTTCGTCGCCGACCGGTTCGGGGCGCGCAAGTCCCTCGCCGGAGGGCTGGTGCTGGGCGGTCTGCTGTTCCTGGTGGGCGGCTACACCGAGTCGTTCGGGGTGTTCACGCTGGTGTACGGGGTGGGACTCGCCGTCTCGTACACGGCGATCTCCTACGTGCCGCTGGGCGTCCTGGTGGACGAGCTGTTCCCGCCGCACCGGCGCGGTGTCACGTACGCCATCCTCATGAACGGCACGGCGGTCGGCTTCGTGGCGCTGCTGCCGCTGTGGATCCACCTGGACGAGGGGACCGTCTGGCGGTCGGTGTTCCAGTGGCTTGGCGTGATCCTGCTCGTCGTCACCGTGGTGGCGCTGGTGGTGCTGCCGAAGGAGCCGGGCGCGGGAGCCGGGGCGGCGCAGGACGGCGGTGCGGCGCCGGAGCGGAAGTCAAGCGCGGGCATGCTGTCGGAGGTGCTGGGCTCGCGGGTGTTCTGGGCGGTCAGCCTGGCGTTCTTCGGCTGCGGGGTCACCATGGCGTTCGTGGACGTCCACCTGGTGGCGCACCTGGACCACATCGGGCTCGGCGGCTCGGTGGCCGGTACGACGGTGGCGCTGCTGGGCGCCGCGGAGATCGTGGGCGCGCTGGTCGCCGGGTACTACTGCGACCGGGGCCACGGGCTGAAGGTGCTGGCGGGCAGCTATCTGGTGCGCTCGCTGTCGCTGGTGGTGCTGATGGCGGCGCCGAACGCGCTGGCCGCGAACATCTTCGGCCTGCTGTTCGGCATCACGTACCTGGGCACGGTGGTCGCCAGCTCCATGTACCTGATCAACTCGCTGGACGCGCGGGCGAAGGGCCTGGCGCTGGGCCTGATGTGGTTCGTCCACCAGATCGGCGCGTTCGTCGCCAGTGAGGGCGGCGGCATCAGCTACGACACGCTCCAGTCGTACGACCCGGTGGTGGTCGGGTCGGCGGTGATCGCCCTCGTGTCCACCGTGATCGTCGCGGTGTGGCTGCCGAAGGCGCTGCGGGCCGCCGGGACCGAGGGCAAGACCGGCGGCGGGGCGGACAGCGGTACGGCTCCGGAGACGGCCGCCGGGCGCTGA
- a CDS encoding homoserine O-acetyltransferase/O-succinyltransferase family protein, with the protein MRPLRIGIADLFSPAPDSWARYMFASAVEGAAARLGLAVEVTAYGADLSRPAAECGIAWDELPGLDGLIVTGGEPRHRDVAAETALAVVDRVLTATADRVVSTVYSCQSAHAALHLLHGLERSRLPNKLHGVFGHRVRADGPLTAGLPERVLVPHSRWNTMPAERLRRAGVTVALETGGGDWSLATGDDGLRHVFSQGHPEYLRETLLSEYRRDLRRYASGETPHVPDLPRGCLTADAREALLTFAEKLREQRDPGLLASFPDRAAADGVDDGWLADSRAFFTNWLTALDDSTERRLEHRADLVLARRRAGR; encoded by the coding sequence ATGAGGCCGCTGCGGATCGGGATCGCCGACCTCTTCTCCCCCGCCCCGGACAGCTGGGCCCGGTACATGTTCGCGTCCGCCGTGGAGGGCGCGGCGGCCCGGCTCGGCCTCGCCGTGGAGGTCACGGCGTACGGCGCCGACCTGAGCCGCCCGGCGGCGGAGTGCGGCATCGCCTGGGACGAGCTGCCGGGGCTGGACGGGCTGATCGTGACCGGCGGGGAGCCGCGCCACCGCGACGTCGCGGCGGAAACGGCCCTGGCGGTGGTGGACCGCGTCCTCACCGCGACGGCGGACCGGGTCGTCTCGACGGTGTACTCCTGCCAGTCGGCGCACGCCGCGCTGCACCTGCTGCACGGGCTGGAGCGCAGCCGCCTGCCGAACAAGCTGCACGGCGTGTTCGGCCACCGCGTGCGCGCCGACGGGCCCCTCACCGCCGGTCTGCCGGAACGGGTCCTCGTACCGCACTCCCGGTGGAACACGATGCCGGCCGAGCGGCTGCGGCGGGCGGGGGTCACCGTCGCCCTGGAGACCGGCGGCGGCGACTGGTCCCTGGCGACCGGCGACGACGGGCTGCGGCACGTCTTCAGCCAGGGGCACCCCGAGTACCTGCGGGAGACCCTGCTCAGCGAATACCGGCGGGACCTGCGCCGGTACGCCTCCGGGGAGACCCCGCACGTACCGGACCTGCCGCGGGGCTGTCTGACGGCGGACGCGCGGGAGGCGCTCCTCACGTTCGCCGAGAAGCTCCGCGAGCAGCGCGACCCGGGGCTGCTGGCGAGCTTCCCCGACCGGGCCGCCGCCGACGGCGTGGACGACGGCTGGCTGGCGGACTCGCGGGCCTTCTTCACCAACTGGCTCACCGCCCTGGACGATTCGACGGAACGGAGGCTTGAGCACCGTGCTGACCTGGTACTGGCCCGACGACGTGCGGGCCGTTGA
- a CDS encoding glycosyltransferase family 2 protein — protein MSAARPSEPAALAAAATSSLVLVHDPVSRAVAPDYWDWSADAHHAAVEALTALDDDQVRTAVARVADNPADSAAALGLSAALTALLCRPGGESGAVDALRSAAARTESLSRLLVQPGAPDRPTAGPATEAPGTADLLAVLAHKPHGGTHPVDAAVVIPFRAADDATGRVRNLAAVLNALTDQSHPRERYRVVVVESDERPRWREVFADACDAYVFAPDPGRFNKSWTVNVGVVHGARPTELVCVLDGDILVDRGFIARAVERFQRPGTQAHWPFEDMLFLDPASSADAVRTRCLEAAPDPGQDRLRGVHLRRPPGGCVWLREDLFTRIGGMDERFCGWGGEDQDFVWRAERYGPMDRHNDPLVHLHHDRAAHRGDDGVPFYEEVERAGFCSWPCDSDFGRLDKNTPQPTGA, from the coding sequence ATGTCCGCCGCCCGCCCCTCCGAGCCCGCCGCGCTGGCCGCCGCGGCGACCAGCAGCCTGGTCCTGGTCCATGACCCGGTGTCCCGCGCGGTCGCCCCCGACTACTGGGACTGGTCGGCCGACGCCCACCACGCCGCCGTGGAGGCGCTCACCGCCCTCGACGACGACCAGGTCCGGACCGCCGTCGCGCGAGTCGCCGACAACCCCGCCGACAGTGCCGCCGCCCTGGGCCTGTCCGCCGCGCTCACCGCGCTCCTGTGCCGCCCCGGAGGTGAGAGCGGGGCCGTCGACGCGCTGCGCTCCGCCGCCGCTCGTACCGAATCGCTGTCCCGGCTGCTCGTCCAGCCCGGCGCGCCCGACCGGCCGACGGCGGGGCCGGCCACCGAGGCGCCCGGCACGGCGGACCTGCTGGCGGTCCTCGCCCACAAGCCGCACGGCGGCACCCATCCCGTGGACGCCGCCGTCGTCATCCCGTTCCGCGCCGCCGACGACGCCACCGGCCGGGTCCGCAATCTGGCGGCCGTCCTCAACGCGCTCACGGACCAGTCCCACCCCCGCGAGCGCTACCGCGTCGTCGTGGTGGAGAGCGACGAGCGGCCTCGCTGGCGGGAGGTGTTCGCCGACGCCTGCGACGCCTACGTGTTCGCGCCCGACCCCGGCCGGTTCAACAAGTCGTGGACCGTGAACGTCGGCGTGGTGCACGGCGCCCGCCCCACCGAACTGGTCTGTGTGCTGGACGGTGACATTCTCGTCGACCGCGGCTTCATCGCCCGTGCGGTCGAACGGTTCCAGAGGCCCGGCACCCAGGCCCACTGGCCGTTCGAGGACATGCTGTTCCTCGACCCCGCCTCCAGCGCCGACGCCGTCCGCACCCGTTGTCTGGAGGCCGCCCCCGACCCCGGCCAGGACCGGCTGCGCGGCGTCCACCTGCGCAGGCCTCCCGGCGGCTGTGTCTGGCTGCGCGAAGACCTGTTCACCCGCATCGGCGGCATGGACGAGCGGTTCTGCGGCTGGGGCGGCGAGGACCAGGACTTCGTGTGGCGGGCCGAACGGTACGGCCCCATGGACCGCCACAACGATCCGCTCGTCCACCTCCACCACGACCGCGCCGCCCACCGCGGTGACGACGGCGTCCCCTTCTACGAGGAGGTCGAGCGCGCCGGGTTCTGCAGCTGGCCCTGCGACTCCGACTTCGGCCGCCTGGACAAGAACACCCCGCAGCCGACCGGAGCGTAG
- a CDS encoding MFS transporter has product MQATIGGRTGASGIALLVLLIGQALSNIDLAIVNLAAPAVSADLDVSSSELTLMVTAYALCSAVFIAPAARLGEHHGVRRVYLWGLALFTLASLACGLANSSPVLIVSRCLQGAAASLMITQVLVGIHRWFTGPDRARALGWNAVTLSGGAALGQVLGGTIVSADILGTGWRAVFLLNVPIGALVLLLGVAMLPHDRPTGTETGTRAGTGAGTPTGAGTSRGGNDIRGTVLLAAATLAVLIPLSLTRPDWIWLLLLAAVPLAAQLVRTERRVIARGGKPALDLRPLGAPPVRWALASYAGTTLTYIAMLYLLSLHLQGVLKLPAWQAGLVPLGWVLAFGLAGPVIGRVPQAVARLLPFVGCVLLTAAYGLAPVVPAGADTGIWPLTAVLCVGGFGLGLTHTSLLNVLTTAVPPRYAATLSGTVNTLSTVVGVTGVALFGAAYAWLGRSAWAGPPAAWSYICAGLALVTALCALAALRAVATAPDPADPADAAAATDSAAAVFNRKERPVDTTPTAD; this is encoded by the coding sequence GTGCAAGCCACCATCGGCGGACGAACGGGAGCCAGCGGCATCGCCCTGCTGGTCCTGCTGATCGGGCAGGCGCTCTCCAACATCGACCTGGCGATCGTCAACCTCGCCGCACCAGCCGTCAGCGCCGACCTCGACGTGAGCAGCTCCGAGCTGACCCTCATGGTCACCGCGTACGCGCTCTGCTCGGCCGTGTTCATCGCTCCCGCCGCCCGGCTCGGCGAGCATCACGGGGTGCGCCGGGTCTATCTGTGGGGCCTGGCCCTGTTCACGCTCGCGTCCCTCGCCTGCGGACTCGCCAACAGTTCCCCCGTCCTGATCGTCAGCCGCTGCCTCCAGGGCGCCGCCGCATCCCTGATGATCACGCAGGTCCTGGTCGGCATCCACCGCTGGTTCACCGGCCCCGACCGTGCCCGCGCCCTCGGGTGGAACGCGGTGACCCTCTCCGGTGGCGCCGCGCTCGGCCAGGTCCTCGGCGGCACCATCGTCTCCGCCGACATCCTCGGCACCGGCTGGCGCGCGGTCTTCCTGCTCAACGTACCGATCGGCGCCCTCGTCCTGCTGCTCGGCGTGGCCATGCTCCCGCACGACCGGCCCACCGGCACCGAGACCGGAACGCGCGCGGGTACGGGCGCGGGCACGCCTACGGGCGCGGGCACGAGTCGCGGAGGCAACGACATCCGCGGCACCGTGCTGCTCGCCGCCGCCACCCTCGCCGTCCTCATCCCGCTCAGCCTGACGCGCCCCGACTGGATCTGGCTTCTCCTGCTCGCCGCCGTACCACTCGCCGCCCAGCTCGTCCGCACCGAACGGCGGGTCATCGCCCGCGGTGGCAAACCGGCCCTCGACCTGCGCCCGCTCGGCGCGCCCCCCGTCCGCTGGGCCCTGGCGTCCTACGCGGGCACCACGCTGACCTACATCGCCATGCTGTACCTGCTCTCCCTCCACCTCCAGGGGGTGCTGAAGCTCCCGGCCTGGCAGGCCGGCCTCGTCCCGCTCGGCTGGGTCCTCGCCTTCGGCCTCGCGGGCCCGGTCATCGGCCGTGTACCGCAGGCCGTGGCCCGCCTCCTGCCCTTCGTCGGCTGTGTCCTGCTCACCGCCGCGTACGGACTGGCCCCCGTCGTCCCCGCCGGAGCGGACACCGGCATCTGGCCGCTCACCGCCGTCCTGTGCGTCGGCGGCTTCGGCCTCGGCCTCACCCACACCTCCCTGCTCAACGTGCTCACCACCGCCGTCCCGCCGCGGTACGCCGCGACGCTCAGCGGCACCGTGAACACCCTGTCCACCGTCGTCGGCGTCACCGGCGTCGCTCTGTTCGGCGCCGCCTACGCCTGGCTGGGCCGCAGTGCCTGGGCCGGACCGCCCGCCGCCTGGTCCTACATCTGCGCCGGGCTCGCCCTCGTCACCGCCCTCTGCGCCCTGGCCGCGCTCCGCGCCGTGGCCACCGCGCCCGACCCCGCGGACCCGGCGGACGCGGCCGCTGCAACCGACTCGGCCGCCGCGGTGTTCAACAGGAAGGAGCGCCCGGTCGACACCACGCCCACCGCTGACTGA
- a CDS encoding O-succinylhomoserine sulfhydrylase: MTVNEPSRPYAPATRAVRTGQYQDLSDLHSEGLALTASYVFADAEDAAEKFAGRRPGNVYVRFSNPTTAAFEERIAALEGAEGAVALGSGMAAYTAVALGLLAAGDHVVLGDGMFGTTPRFFRAYMEKFGVSVSVADVRDLGQWRDAVRDETVMFVLETPTNPMMHVADLRALSALAKERDVLLVVDNTLCTPVLQNPLALGADLVVHSAAKYIDGQGRCGGGVVAGRADLLKAVSEVLRTAGPSPSAFNSWVFLKSLETLPVRMREHSRNATLLAEWLVEHPAVEEVYYTGLAEHPQRELADSQQSGHGGLLGFTVRGGQEDAWAVIDSLSLVSVTTNIGDTKSMITHPASTTHGRMSPSERERAGIAPNLLRLSVGLEDVEDLKYDLDRALRAAGSQATRTAVDQAPREAGSQAVRAMGGRFR; the protein is encoded by the coding sequence GTGACCGTGAATGAGCCGTCCCGGCCGTACGCACCCGCCACGCGCGCGGTGCGGACGGGGCAGTACCAGGACCTGTCGGACCTCCACAGCGAGGGACTCGCCCTGACCGCGAGCTACGTGTTCGCCGACGCGGAGGACGCCGCCGAGAAGTTCGCCGGGCGCCGGCCCGGGAACGTCTACGTCCGGTTCAGCAACCCGACGACGGCCGCCTTCGAGGAGCGGATCGCCGCCCTGGAGGGCGCCGAGGGGGCCGTCGCGCTCGGCTCGGGGATGGCGGCGTACACGGCCGTGGCGCTCGGCCTCCTCGCGGCCGGTGACCATGTGGTGCTGGGGGACGGGATGTTCGGCACGACGCCCCGGTTCTTCCGCGCGTACATGGAGAAGTTCGGGGTGTCCGTGAGCGTCGCGGACGTCCGGGACCTCGGCCAGTGGCGGGACGCGGTCCGCGACGAGACGGTGATGTTCGTCCTGGAGACCCCCACCAACCCGATGATGCACGTCGCAGATCTGCGCGCGCTGTCCGCCCTCGCCAAGGAACGGGACGTGCTGCTGGTCGTGGACAACACCCTGTGCACCCCGGTCCTCCAGAACCCGCTGGCGCTCGGCGCCGACCTGGTCGTCCACTCCGCGGCCAAGTACATCGACGGCCAGGGGCGGTGCGGCGGCGGTGTGGTCGCCGGGCGGGCGGACCTCCTCAAGGCGGTGTCGGAGGTGCTGCGGACCGCCGGGCCCAGCCCGAGCGCCTTCAACTCCTGGGTGTTCCTGAAGTCGCTGGAGACGCTGCCTGTCCGGATGCGGGAGCACTCGCGCAACGCCACGCTGCTCGCCGAGTGGCTGGTGGAGCACCCGGCGGTGGAGGAGGTGTACTACACCGGTCTCGCCGAGCACCCGCAGCGGGAACTGGCGGACTCCCAGCAGTCCGGGCACGGCGGGCTGCTCGGCTTCACCGTGCGCGGCGGCCAGGAGGACGCGTGGGCCGTGATCGACTCCCTGTCGCTCGTCTCGGTCACCACCAACATCGGCGACACCAAGTCGATGATCACGCATCCGGCGTCCACCACCCACGGGCGGATGTCGCCGTCCGAGCGGGAGCGCGCCGGGATCGCCCCCAACCTGCTGAGGCTGTCGGTCGGCCTGGAGGACGTGGAGGACCTGAAGTACGACCTGGACCGGGCCCTGCGCGCGGCGGGCAGCCAGGCCACGCGCACGGCCGTGGACCAGGCCCCGCGCGAGGCCGGGAGCCAGGCCGTGCGCGCGATGGGGGGCCGGTTCCGATGA
- a CDS encoding amidase has product MSDTSETSELSATRLAEAIRGRAISPVEAVQAALDRIEKINPAVNAFVTVCGERALEQAAAAERAVVEGAGLGPLHGVPIGVKDLDPVAGVRMARGSLVFAEDVPQETILCVERLEQAGAIVVGKTNTPEFGFKATTDSALSGPASTPFNRAMNAGGSSGGSAAAVASGMVPLAQGSDAGGSLRVPAAFCGVFTLMPSFGRVPVPAKPNAFRRYNPMVCYAPLARTVADAALGVDLMSGAHPYDPYSFPAPEKLTDALHGDLTGLTIAYSPDLGGYPVEPEVEAVVRAALPALREAGATVEEADFRLPLPHAELTAMWRRYLSVAHAESAAISRDNGIDLLGAHADSIDQGYLDSVRVGESLSAVDFRLQDLDRTRVLYAFEGLFDRYDLVVSPVNAVAGVPNSGGRDTVGPDTVEGQSVDPFVGWSLTSPFNLIGSPAASVPVGRAGNGVPVGLQVAARRRGDALVIRAAAALEARLPWSATYQDLDLDATRA; this is encoded by the coding sequence ATGAGCGATACCTCCGAAACCTCCGAACTGAGCGCCACCCGGCTCGCCGAGGCGATCCGCGGGCGGGCGATCTCCCCGGTCGAGGCGGTCCAGGCGGCACTGGACCGGATCGAGAAGATCAATCCGGCCGTCAACGCCTTCGTGACCGTCTGCGGCGAGCGCGCCCTCGAGCAGGCCGCCGCCGCCGAGCGGGCCGTCGTCGAGGGTGCCGGGCTCGGCCCGCTGCACGGCGTCCCGATCGGTGTGAAGGACCTCGACCCGGTGGCCGGCGTCCGCATGGCCCGCGGCTCGCTCGTCTTCGCCGAGGACGTCCCGCAGGAGACCATCCTGTGCGTCGAGCGGCTCGAACAGGCCGGCGCGATCGTCGTCGGCAAGACCAACACCCCGGAGTTCGGCTTCAAGGCCACCACCGACAGCGCCTTGTCCGGCCCCGCCTCCACACCCTTCAACCGCGCCATGAACGCCGGTGGCTCCTCCGGCGGCAGCGCCGCCGCCGTCGCCTCCGGCATGGTGCCGCTCGCCCAGGGCTCCGACGCGGGCGGCTCCTTACGGGTGCCCGCGGCGTTCTGCGGCGTCTTCACCCTGATGCCGAGCTTCGGCCGTGTCCCCGTCCCGGCCAAGCCCAACGCCTTTCGCCGGTACAACCCGATGGTCTGCTACGCCCCGCTCGCCCGTACCGTCGCCGACGCCGCCCTGGGCGTCGATCTGATGTCCGGCGCCCATCCGTACGACCCGTACTCCTTCCCCGCCCCCGAGAAGCTCACCGACGCGCTCCACGGCGACCTCACCGGCCTCACCATCGCCTACAGCCCCGACCTCGGCGGCTACCCCGTCGAGCCCGAGGTCGAGGCGGTCGTACGGGCCGCCCTGCCCGCGCTGCGCGAGGCGGGCGCCACCGTCGAGGAGGCGGACTTCAGGCTGCCCCTGCCGCATGCCGAGCTGACCGCGATGTGGCGCCGCTACCTGTCCGTCGCCCACGCCGAATCCGCCGCGATCTCCCGGGACAACGGGATCGACCTGCTCGGCGCCCACGCCGACTCCATCGACCAGGGATACCTGGACTCGGTCCGGGTCGGCGAATCGCTCAGCGCCGTCGACTTCCGGCTCCAGGACCTCGACCGCACCCGCGTGCTGTACGCCTTCGAGGGGCTCTTCGACCGCTACGACCTCGTGGTCAGCCCGGTCAACGCCGTCGCCGGCGTTCCCAACTCCGGCGGGCGCGACACCGTCGGCCCCGACACCGTCGAGGGCCAGAGCGTCGACCCGTTCGTCGGCTGGTCCCTCACCAGCCCGTTCAACCTGATCGGCAGCCCCGCCGCCTCGGTGCCGGTCGGCCGCGCGGGCAACGGCGTGCCCGTCGGCCTTCAGGTCGCCGCGCGCCGCCGCGGCGACGCCCTCGTCATCCGCGCAGCCGCCGCTCTGGAGGCCCGCCTGCCCTGGTCGGCCACCTACCAGGACCTCGATCTGGACGCCACCAGGGCCTGA
- a CDS encoding GNAT family N-acetyltransferase produces MLTWYWPDDVRAVEKDLARMLAASAEDDGILGYAETPSDAQLDGFVTGVEQLVAGGGGHLLIGEDAEGVAAMCVMKTNSMPNCRHLAEVMKAYLDPRVRGTSAVYQLVERVCAKAAGLGVETLTIDVREDSKAHRVWSRFGFTSYGILDDYARVDGVSYRGHYMRHGVRELAAAVVERTRERSGEPPAG; encoded by the coding sequence GTGCTGACCTGGTACTGGCCCGACGACGTGCGGGCCGTTGAGAAGGACCTCGCCCGGATGCTGGCGGCGAGCGCCGAGGACGACGGCATCCTCGGCTACGCCGAGACCCCGTCGGACGCGCAGCTGGACGGGTTCGTCACCGGCGTGGAGCAACTCGTCGCGGGCGGCGGCGGGCATCTGCTGATCGGCGAGGACGCGGAGGGGGTGGCCGCCATGTGCGTGATGAAGACCAACTCCATGCCGAACTGCCGCCACCTCGCCGAGGTGATGAAGGCGTACCTCGACCCGAGGGTGCGCGGCACGTCGGCCGTGTACCAGCTGGTCGAGCGGGTCTGCGCCAAGGCCGCCGGGCTGGGGGTCGAGACGCTCACCATCGACGTGCGGGAGGACTCAAAGGCGCACCGCGTGTGGTCGCGGTTCGGGTTCACCTCGTACGGCATCCTCGACGACTACGCGCGCGTGGACGGCGTGTCGTACCGCGGCCACTACATGCGGCACGGGGTGCGGGAGCTGGCGGCGGCCGTGGTCGAACGGACGCGCGAGCGGAGCGGCGAGCCGCCCGCGGGGTGA
- a CDS encoding TenA family transcriptional regulator — protein MPTDRDEFRDQLERTLHEKLTLNHPMFDILFDADKPDLHTLQKVALQGYQLTKHFLDYIETLFYFCPKEGKHKRRLLFNLYEEETGRISKTKNHVELMQDFIRAIGVDDATRDAETALPNTQELIDYRMKACKNPETYHIGAAAVMIASEGQNLETRGAEARDSIFKRVYGLKDEDLLFFSVHQAEDVHHVRHGLDLVADICVTDRMQEEALYAVSHTCDLFYDMYEGIYQEYKAGRL, from the coding sequence ATGCCGACCGACCGTGACGAGTTCCGCGACCAGCTCGAGCGCACCCTGCACGAGAAGCTGACGCTGAACCACCCGATGTTCGACATCCTCTTCGACGCGGACAAGCCGGACCTGCACACGCTCCAGAAGGTGGCGTTGCAGGGCTACCAGCTGACGAAGCACTTCCTCGACTACATCGAGACGCTCTTCTACTTCTGCCCGAAGGAGGGCAAGCACAAGCGGCGCCTGCTGTTCAACCTCTACGAGGAGGAGACCGGCCGCATCTCCAAGACGAAGAACCACGTGGAGCTGATGCAGGACTTCATCCGCGCCATCGGCGTGGACGACGCCACCCGCGACGCCGAGACGGCCCTGCCGAACACCCAGGAGCTGATCGACTACCGGATGAAGGCGTGCAAGAACCCGGAGACGTACCACATCGGCGCCGCCGCGGTGATGATCGCCAGCGAGGGCCAGAACCTGGAGACCCGCGGCGCCGAGGCCCGCGACAGCATCTTCAAGCGGGTGTACGGCCTGAAGGACGAGGACCTGCTGTTCTTCTCGGTGCACCAGGCGGAGGACGTCCACCACGTCCGGCACGGCCTGGACCTGGTCGCCGACATCTGCGTCACCGACCGGATGCAGGAGGAGGCGCTGTACGCGGTGTCCCACACCTGCGACCTGTTCTACGACATGTACGAGGGCATCTACCAGGAGTACAAGGCCGGCCGGCTCTGA
- a CDS encoding HAD family hydrolase yields the protein MTEPEFHHLQAKAALFDLDGTLVATEHRSRAAWTRLFTTHGLPCDDALLATFVGRRGQEALADHVHRFPGHTVDELFEEACGYLMGPDSPPPFAVPGAAELLADLHGRGVPLAVVTSGLRAHATELLDHVGGADLFQVIVTAEDVSAGKPDPQGYLAACQALGVHPADGLAFEDAPAGVRAAAAAGLRCVALTTTHPAADLAQADLVLPDLTTLRWARNADGS from the coding sequence ATGACCGAGCCCGAGTTCCACCACCTTCAGGCCAAGGCCGCGCTGTTCGACCTCGACGGCACCCTGGTGGCCACCGAGCACCGCAGCCGCGCCGCGTGGACCCGCCTGTTCACCACCCACGGCCTGCCGTGCGACGACGCGCTGCTGGCGACCTTCGTCGGGCGGCGTGGCCAGGAAGCCCTCGCCGACCACGTCCACCGCTTCCCCGGTCACACCGTCGACGAACTGTTCGAAGAGGCCTGCGGTTACCTGATGGGGCCGGACAGCCCGCCCCCGTTCGCCGTCCCCGGCGCGGCCGAGCTCCTCGCGGACCTGCACGGCCGCGGCGTGCCGCTCGCCGTCGTCACCTCCGGCCTGCGGGCCCACGCCACCGAGCTGCTCGATCACGTCGGCGGCGCGGATCTGTTCCAGGTGATCGTCACCGCGGAGGACGTCAGCGCGGGCAAGCCCGACCCGCAGGGCTACCTGGCCGCCTGCCAGGCCCTCGGCGTCCACCCAGCCGACGGTCTCGCCTTCGAGGACGCCCCGGCGGGCGTCCGGGCCGCCGCGGCCGCCGGTCTGCGCTGTGTCGCCCTCACGACCACCCACCCCGCGGCCGACCTCGCCCAGGCGGACCTGGTGCTGCCCGACCTCACCACGCTGCGCTGGGCCAGGAACGCCGACGGGAGCTGA